The genomic region CAATTCGGCCGGAGATTTGGCCTTGAGGTCCCTGAGCTTCATGAATTCCATGATCAGCCTTCTTAGGGGAGATGGAGAGATAAGGATAAAGAAAGGAGGGGAGAAGCGGGGCGGAGCGTCTGCCGCCCGTCTCACGGCGAATGCGTGAGTTGCGCTTTATGTAGCTATTGGTTCGGCTGATTGCAAGCATAACCGTTTTTGATCGCGCTGTCGCGCCAAACCAATGTGATTGGCTCAGAACGGCCTGACGATCACCGCGACTACGATAACGATCATCAGAACCGTTGGCACCTCGTTGAGGAGGCGGAAATAGCGCGCCGATTTGGTGTTCTCGTCACGGGCGAACTGCTTCTGGTGCCGCGCCAGGAGCCCGTGCAGCCCCGACATCGCGAAAACCGCGACCGCCTTGAGCCAGGGCCAGCCTTGAGAAAAATCGACGACGCGGAAATGAAACACCAGCGTCAGTCCGAACACCCAAGTGGCGATCATGGCCGGGGTGGTGATGGCGCGCAAGAGGCGCCGTTCCATGATCTTGAAGGTTTCCGACTGCACCGAACCCTTTTCGGCGTCCACATGATAGACGAAAAGCCGGGGCAGATAGAACATGCCCGCCATCCAGGCGATGACGGAAATCACATGCAGGGCCAGGGTTATGGCGTACCAGTTCATCCCTTGATGACCTTCAAAAGATCGGAAACGTGAGCAATCGGGGTCTGGGGCACGATGCCGTGCCCGAGATTGAAGATATGTGGGCGGTCGGCAAAGGCCGCGACGATCTCGCGGGCCCGGCTTTCCATCTGCGCGCCGCCGGCCACCAGCCGCAGCGGATCGAGATTTCCCTGGACAGTCAGCGTTTTTGGCAAGGTCTGCGAAGCGAAGGCGAGCGGGGTCGCATAATCGAGCCCGAGCACGTTAACGCCGGTTTTCTCGGCATATTCGGCCAGCATTCCGGCCGCTCCACGGGGAAATCCGGTGATCGGAGCATCGGGAACCAGTTCACGCACCCGCGCCACCAATCTGCGGTTGGGTTCGATCACATAGTTGCGGAAGGCGGTCTCGTCGAGATTGAGGGCCCAGCTTTCAAAGATCTGCACCATGTCCGCTCCAGCCCTAAGCTGAGCGACCAGGTATCGGGCGGAGACTTCAACAAGAATGTCTATGAGCGCGGCAAAGGCAACCGGTTCGTTCAAGGCAAACAGGCGCGCCGCCGCCTGGTCGGAAGATCCCTTGCCACCCAGCATGTAGGTGGCAACCGTCCAGGGCGCGCCGCAGAACCCGATCAAGGTTTTTTCCTGGGCCAGGGCAGCTTTGATCTGCTCAAGGGTTTCAAGGACCGGCGTCAGATGATCGAGAGCCTTTCCAGGGCTGAGCGAAGCGACCGACTTTGCATCGAGCGGTTCGAGAACCGGTCCTTCTCCCTGCGCGAAACGGACCGGCTGGCCCAGGGCGTCGGGGATGACCAGGATATCGGAAAAAAGGATCGCAGCGTCGAGATCGAAACGCCGAAGCGGCTGTAGGGTCACTTCGCAAGCCAGGGCCGGCGTATAACACAGATCAAGAAAGCTGCCCGCCTTTGCCCGCACCTCGCGGTATTCGGGAAGGTAGCGGCCGGCTTGGCGCATGATCCAGACGGGAGGCGTTTTTTGTTTGTGTCCGAGCGCTGCGTCGAGCAGCGGCTTGCCGGTCGGCTGAGGAGAGGCGCGCAAATTCAAGGGGTGGAACCCGTCATGTCTAAGAATCTAAATAGATTCTGTTTTTTCTTTATGGCTGTGTTTTGCACCAATTGTTTGCTGCTCACAACCAGGGGACCCAAATTGGCGTTGCGTCAGTTGCGCGCGGCGAGGGGGAGTCGATGAACGCCCCGGAAATTGGGGATGGAGCACGGCCAAGCCCCGGCTGTTAATGGTTCGTTAAGAGATGTGGCTGTGCAAAAGCTTAACGGAAAGTTAATGCGATGCCGCCCGTCGGCGCCGGACCTTTTCCCCGGACTTGTCTACAGGGCGATGGGCGTGTCCCCAGTTAATGGGCTGTTAACGCAAAATCGGACGTTGGGGAAAAGATGCGACCGGACAGCCCATTGGGGCGATTTGGCTTTAACTGTTGAAGCGGGTGTGAAAAACCTCACACCAACAAAGCTCGCAAAGCCCCGGCCATGCTGATCCTTGCTTCAAAAAGTCAAACGCGAAGAACGCTTCTGGAAAACGCTGGTTTGCGCTTTTCGGTTGCATCGGCGTCAATCGATGAGCGGGAAATCGAAACCGAACTGTTGACCGTCGATCCGAATCGCGCCGCCCTCGCCAGGGAGCTGGCCGAGGCCAAGACGGTTGCGGTGAGCGCGCGAACCCCCCGAGCCTGGGTGATCGGAGCCGACCAGACGCTCGATTTCGAAGGCAGAGGCTTCCATAAGCCTACCGACCGGGCCGAGGCGGCCGAAAGGTTGATGGCGATGGCGGGCAAAGCCCACCAGCTCCATTCGGGCGTGGCGCTGGCTCGAGACGGGGCGATCGTCTGGAGCGCGGTGGAAACCGCAACGCTGCGATTCAAATCCTTTTCCCGTCAGACGCTCGAAACCGTGCTCGATCTCGAGGGCGAAGCGATTTTGGCTTCGGTTGCCGCTTATCGGCTCGAAGGGCCCTCCATTCGCCTTTTCGAGGCTATAGAGGGAGATTATTTCACAATTCTCGGCCTGCCGCTTCTCCCTCTGCTGGAGGCGCTCGAGCGGCATGCGCCGCAGCTTCTGGAGGCGAGCCGATGAAAAAGGCATTCGTCATCGGCTGGCCGATCGGCCATTCGAAATCCCCCCTGATCCATGGCACATGGATTGCCGAACATGGGCTGGACGCCAGCTACGAGCCGATCGCCGTGGCGCCTGCCGATCTGCCGGACTTTATCGAAAGGGTGCGGAGCGGAGAATTTGCCGGCGGCAACGTCACCATTCCGCACAAGGAAGCGGTGATGGCGCTGATCGACGAGGTCGATCCCCTCGCCGCAAAGATCGGGGCGGTCAATACGCTGGTGGTCAGCGATGGCCGGATCGCTGGCAGCAATACCGACTATCTGGGATTTCTCGCCAATCTCGATGCCGGCGCGCCGGGCTGGGACCGCGAACTCGAATCGGCGATCGTTCTGGGCGCGGGCGGCGCTTCGCGCGCCATTCTGGCCGGGCTGATCGACAGGGGTATTGCCCGCATCGACCTGCTCAACCGCACCTCCGCCCGAGCCGAGGCCCTGGCGGCCGAGTTCGGCGCGGCGGTCCGACCCGGAGCGCTGGCCGAATTTGCCCGTCAGGCCGGAACGGCCGGGCTGGTGGTCAACACATCTTCGGTGGGCATGGAAGGCACCGCCTTCGAAGGGGTCGACCTCTCGCTACTTTCGGGTTCGGCGGTCGTGACCGACATCGTTTATACACCGCTTGTTACCCCCCTTCTCGCCCAGGCGCGGGACAAAGGGTTGGCCACTGTCGATGGGCTGGGTATGTTGCTTTATCAAGCCGTGCCGGGATTTGCCGCCTGGTTCGGCACGGATCCGGCGGTAACGGCCGGCCTGCGCCAAAAAGTTCTGGCCGCAATGGGCCAATAACAGGGGATTTTACGACCTCATCCATGCTTCGCGTTGTGCTGACGGGCTCGATCGCCACGGGAAAATCAACGGTTCTGGCGCGATTCGCCGAATGCGGCATCCCCGTCTATTCGGCGGACGAGGCCGTGCATGACCTCTATGCCGGGGAGGCCGCGCCGCTTGTCGAAACCCTGTTTCCCGGAACGGTCAAGGACGGGGTGGTCGACCGCAAGGCGCTGAGCGCGGCGATCGCTGTCGAACCGGGCCGGATGTCCGAACTCGAAGAGGTGATCCATCCATTGGTGCGCGAAAAGGCCGTCGAATTTTCCGATGCCTCCGAGGCGGCCGGCGCCCCCTTGGCGGTGATCGAAATTCCGCTGTTTTACGAGACCGGCTCGCAATATTCGATCGATCGGGTGATCGTCACCCATTGCGATCCGCACATCCAGCGCCAGCGCGTGCTCGCTCGGCCGGCCATGAACGAAAAAAAGCTCGAACTCATTCTTTCGCGCCAGCTCACCCAGGATGAAAAGCGGGCCCGCGCCGATTATGCGATCGACACCTCCGGAACCATGGACGAAACCATCGCCGCGACCGACGCGGTGATCGACAGGTTGCGCGCGGAGGCGGGCCGGTGAATCTTTTGCGCGAGATCGTCCTCGATACCGAAACCACCGGACTTTCCCCGGCCGGAGGCGACAGGCTCGTCGAAATCGGGTGCGTCGAGCTCATCAACCACGTGCCGACCGGCCGGCATCACCACATCTATATCAATCCCGAACGCGACATGCCCGAGGAGGCGTTCCGCGTGCACGGGCTTTCCGACGAGTTCCTGCGTGACAAGCCCAAATTTTCCGAAGTGGCCCAGGGGTTCGTCGATTTCATCGGCAACGACACGCTCGTCATCCACAATGCGCCCTTCGACATGGGGTTCTTGAACGCCGAACTCGAATGGTGCGGGCGGCCGCGACTCACCAATGAGGTGATCGACACGGTGATGCTGGCCCGATCCATCCATCCGGGCGCCAGGGTAAGCCTCGATGCGCTCTGCAAACATTACGGCATCGACAATTCCCGCCGCACGCTGCACGGGGCGCTGCTCGACAGCGAGATCCTGGCCGAGGTCTATCTCGAGCTGATCGGGGGCCGGCAGGTGGCGCTGGCTCTTTCGGCCGAAACCGAGATCGCCATACGCGGCAGCGGCACCAGGGCTCCGGCGCGTCAGCGACCCACCCCCCTGCCCAGTCGGCTCACGCTCGAGGAACGAACCGCCCATGCCGCCTTCATCGCCGAAATGGGCGATAGCGCGCTCTGGCTCAAATACCAGGCTGTCGAGATCGAAATCCGCCAGATGGAAAGCGCATGAAAAAAGCCCCGGTCTTCCGGGGCTTTTTGCTTAAGTTCGAAAAGGGCTCGTTCTAGTTGACGGTCGGCTTGGCTTCGTCTGCCGGCCCGCCGTTCTGTTTGGCCTTCTCGGCCGCGGCGGCGAGGTTGCGGCGGTAGAGGGCAAGGAAATCCACAGGCTCAAGCAGCAGCGGCGGGAAGCCGCCCGCTTGGATGGTGGAGGCCAGGACCTGACGGGCGAAGGGGAAGATCAGCCGCGGGGCTTCGACCATAAGCAGCGCGCCAAGCTGGTTTTCCGGGATGTTGCGGGTGCGGAACAGGCCGCCATAGACCAGCTCGACCGCATAGAGCACCTTGTTGTCGCGCTCGGTCTTGACGTTCAGGCCGATCTCGACGGCGTAGACGTCGTCGGCCTGCTTTTTGACCTGGACGTTGATGTTGACGTTCGAGCCGGGGTTGACCTGGCCGGGGACCAGCGAAGCGGGCGCATTGGGATTTTCAAAGCTCAGATCGCGCACATACTGGCCCACAATGCCGAATGCGGGAGCCTGCGTCGCATCCGGTGCGCCCTCGCCTGCGGCCGCCGGTTGGCCATTGTTCTCGGTGTCTTCAGCCATTGGCCAATAAGTCCTTCATGTCGTTTTCTCGGCAAGGCAGCCGGCAAAGGCCGCCCAAGCGGTGCGTTTGGCTATCACTTTTGCGTCCCGCGAACAAGGTTGGCGGGCATGGCTCCGGCTTCAGCGATAATCGCCGCTGTCGAGATCGATGGATTTATAGGCTGGCCCCGGCTGGGAGGGGCGGTAGGTCGAAACCACCACCATGTTGCGGCTCAAAAGCCGGTAGAGCGCGCCGCGCACCGGCGGGATGAGCAGGGCAAAGCCGATGAGGTCGGTCACAAAGCCGGGAACGACCAGCAACAGGCCGGCCAACGCGATCATCATCATATCGGCGAACTGGCGGGCTGGAACCTCGCCGCGCGCCATCATGGCGCGGCTGTCGAGCACCATGCCCAGCCCCTGCCAGCGCACGATCATGATGCCGGCGACGGCCGTGAGGACGATGGCGGCAAGCGTTGCCAGAATGCCAATCTGGCCGCCCACCCAGATAAAGCCGGCGATCTCGATGAATGGCAGGGCGAGTAGTGCGAGGGCGATGAAACGGGCCACGGGCGCTTTCGATCCTTTCTCCGCCGCGATGAACCTCTGGCACCG from Pelagibacterium sp. 26DY04 harbors:
- a CDS encoding shikimate dehydrogenase, giving the protein MKKAFVIGWPIGHSKSPLIHGTWIAEHGLDASYEPIAVAPADLPDFIERVRSGEFAGGNVTIPHKEAVMALIDEVDPLAAKIGAVNTLVVSDGRIAGSNTDYLGFLANLDAGAPGWDRELESAIVLGAGGASRAILAGLIDRGIARIDLLNRTSARAEALAAEFGAAVRPGALAEFARQAGTAGLVVNTSSVGMEGTAFEGVDLSLLSGSAVVTDIVYTPLVTPLLAQARDKGLATVDGLGMLLYQAVPGFAAWFGTDPAVTAGLRQKVLAAMGQ
- the dnaQ gene encoding DNA polymerase III subunit epsilon, which translates into the protein MREIVLDTETTGLSPAGGDRLVEIGCVELINHVPTGRHHHIYINPERDMPEEAFRVHGLSDEFLRDKPKFSEVAQGFVDFIGNDTLVIHNAPFDMGFLNAELEWCGRPRLTNEVIDTVMLARSIHPGARVSLDALCKHYGIDNSRRTLHGALLDSEILAEVYLELIGGRQVALALSAETEIAIRGSGTRAPARQRPTPLPSRLTLEERTAHAAFIAEMGDSALWLKYQAVEIEIRQMESA
- a CDS encoding Maf family protein: MRFSVASASIDEREIETELLTVDPNRAALARELAEAKTVAVSARTPRAWVIGADQTLDFEGRGFHKPTDRAEAAERLMAMAGKAHQLHSGVALARDGAIVWSAVETATLRFKSFSRQTLETVLDLEGEAILASVAAYRLEGPSIRLFEAIEGDYFTILGLPLLPLLEALERHAPQLLEASR
- the coaE gene encoding dephospho-CoA kinase (Dephospho-CoA kinase (CoaE) performs the final step in coenzyme A biosynthesis.), giving the protein MLRVVLTGSIATGKSTVLARFAECGIPVYSADEAVHDLYAGEAAPLVETLFPGTVKDGVVDRKALSAAIAVEPGRMSELEEVIHPLVREKAVEFSDASEAAGAPLAVIEIPLFYETGSQYSIDRVIVTHCDPHIQRQRVLARPAMNEKKLELILSRQLTQDEKRARADYAIDTSGTMDETIAATDAVIDRLRAEAGR
- the hemE gene encoding uroporphyrinogen decarboxylase, with translation MRASPQPTGKPLLDAALGHKQKTPPVWIMRQAGRYLPEYREVRAKAGSFLDLCYTPALACEVTLQPLRRFDLDAAILFSDILVIPDALGQPVRFAQGEGPVLEPLDAKSVASLSPGKALDHLTPVLETLEQIKAALAQEKTLIGFCGAPWTVATYMLGGKGSSDQAAARLFALNEPVAFAALIDILVEVSARYLVAQLRAGADMVQIFESWALNLDETAFRNYVIEPNRRLVARVRELVPDAPITGFPRGAAGMLAEYAEKTGVNVLGLDYATPLAFASQTLPKTLTVQGNLDPLRLVAGGAQMESRAREIVAAFADRPHIFNLGHGIVPQTPIAHVSDLLKVIKG
- the secB gene encoding protein-export chaperone SecB, which gives rise to MAEDTENNGQPAAAGEGAPDATQAPAFGIVGQYVRDLSFENPNAPASLVPGQVNPGSNVNINVQVKKQADDVYAVEIGLNVKTERDNKVLYAVELVYGGLFRTRNIPENQLGALLMVEAPRLIFPFARQVLASTIQAGGFPPLLLEPVDFLALYRRNLAAAAEKAKQNGGPADEAKPTVN
- a CDS encoding FxsA family protein, which encodes MARFIALALLALPFIEIAGFIWVGGQIGILATLAAIVLTAVAGIMIVRWQGLGMVLDSRAMMARGEVPARQFADMMMIALAGLLLVVPGFVTDLIGFALLIPPVRGALYRLLSRNMVVVSTYRPSQPGPAYKSIDLDSGDYR
- the hemJ gene encoding protoporphyrinogen oxidase HemJ, whose amino-acid sequence is MNWYAITLALHVISVIAWMAGMFYLPRLFVYHVDAEKGSVQSETFKIMERRLLRAITTPAMIATWVFGLTLVFHFRVVDFSQGWPWLKAVAVFAMSGLHGLLARHQKQFARDENTKSARYFRLLNEVPTVLMIVIVVAVIVRPF